TGGTCATGTGGACTGCTCCGGTGCTGACGTTGGACGGATTAGCGCTCGCGGCGGGCTGGACCTTGTACTGCCTCATAGGGCCGAAGCTGAAGGAAGCTCGTTACCGCGGGTGGTACGGCGACCGGTACGCCGAGTACTGCGCAACGGTCCCCTATTTCCTGCCTCGCATCCCCCGCGCACGGTAACGTCCCATCGCGAGCGCGGTTATGGCACGGCCGGGACTGAACGCCGCCCCGTGATTTATGATAGTCTGCGTGCGCATCGGTGCAAGGTGCGGGCCCCCGGAGACGCGGCTGCATGGCTATTCTCGACAACGCGCTGCTGGAAGAAAAACGCAGGACGGAAGCGGCGCTTGCGTATCGCCTGGCGTTCGAGCAACTCGTAACGCGCCTGTCGACGCGGTTTATCCAGTCGTCGGCGCGCGAGTTGGATGAGGCGATCACGTGGGCGTTGCGCCAGTTGGGCGAATTCACGCACGTGGACCGCTGCGTTGTATTCCAGATGCTCGGCGACTCCACGAACGTCCACTTTACGCACGAGTGGTGTGCGCCCGATTTCAACTCCACGCAATACCGGTACGCGACGGTGCCCATGGACACGTTCCCGTGGGCCTACGAGATGTACCGCAAGTTTCAGGTCGTCTACGTTTCGGACGTTGACGAACTGCCGGCGGAAGCCTGGCGCGAACAAGAGATGTGGCGCGCGGCGTCGGTACAGTCGGTCCTTGCCGTGCCGTTGTCGATCGGCAAGGAACTGCAGGGCGTTATCGCGCTGACAACGGAGCGCGAGAAAAAACTGTGGATGGAAGAGGACATCCGCCTGCTCGAAACGGCCGCGCAAATGGTCATGAACGCCATCAGCCGGCAAAAATCGGAAGCGGCGTTGCATCGGATGGAAGCGCAATTTCGCACGCTGGCGGACCAGTTGCCGGCGGCGATCGCAATACTGAACTCGGGCCGGTTTGTGTACGTGAACGAAGCGTCCGAGCGGCTGTCGGGTTACTCGCGCAACGAAATCACGGCCCTCGATTTGTCGGCATTCCTGCACCCGGAAGACCGCGAAGTCGGCCTGCAAATTCTCGATTCCGTATCGCCGGACGAACTCGCGCGCGGGGCCGAAGCGCGGTTCATCGATCGCACCGGAGAAGAACGCTGGGTCGAAGTGCAGGCGCGGCGCATCGAGTTCGGCGGGAAGGATTCCTTTCTGGTCGCGGCAATCGACACCACCGAGCGCCACAAGGCCGCGGAAGCGTTGCGGCGCAGCGAGGAACACCTCCGCAGCGTGTTGCAGAATATGCCGGTCATGATGAGCGCGTTCGACGAACGCGGCAATATTATCGTGTGGAACCGCGAGGCCGAGCGCGTCACCGGATACGCCTCGCCCGAACTCGTCGGTAATCCGCACGCGATGGGAATTCTCTACCCCGATCCGTCGTACCGCGCGCGGGTCGTGGTCGAATGGGCCGAGCGCGGCGCGGACTACCGCGATCAGGAATGGAACATCGCCTGCAAGGACGGCACCGTGCGCACCGTGTCGTGGTTCAACATTTCCGCGACATTTCCAATTCCGGGCTGGGCGTCGTGGGGAATCGGCGTCGACGTGACGGACCGCCGCAAGCTCGAGCGGCAGGTGCTCGAGATCAGCGCGCGCGAACAGATGCGGATCGGACAAGACCTGCACGATCGGCTCGGGCAGCATCTGACCGGCATCGGCTTCAAAAGCCAGGTGCTTGCGGAGGACCTCCAGGCGAAACACGTGGCCGAGGCGACGACGGCGTCGACCATCGTCGAAATGGTTTCGGATGCCATCAACCAAACGCGCGGGCTGGCGCGCGGGCTGTATCCCGTCCATCTCGAAGCGGACGGATTGATGACCGCCCTGCACGAGTTGGCGGCGCAAACGCAGTCCCTGTTCAACATTCGGTGCAAGTTCGTGTGCGAGGAACCGATCCTGATCTACGATGTGTCCGTGGCGACCCACCTGTACCGCATTGCCCAGGAAGCGCTAAACAACGCGGTGCGGCACGGAAAGCCAAAAGCGATCGAGATTGTCCTGCACGGCGACGGCGACGACGTCGAACTGCGCATCGCCGACGACGGGACAGGCATCGATCTGGTGTCGAATGGCAATCAGGGTCTCGGCCTGAACATAATGCAGTACCGCGCGCGAATGATCGATGGCACGCTGCGCATTCAGCGCGGCGATCGCGGCGGG
The genomic region above belongs to Candidatus Hydrogenedentota bacterium and contains:
- a CDS encoding PAS domain S-box protein; the encoded protein is MAILDNALLEEKRRTEAALAYRLAFEQLVTRLSTRFIQSSARELDEAITWALRQLGEFTHVDRCVVFQMLGDSTNVHFTHEWCAPDFNSTQYRYATVPMDTFPWAYEMYRKFQVVYVSDVDELPAEAWREQEMWRAASVQSVLAVPLSIGKELQGVIALTTEREKKLWMEEDIRLLETAAQMVMNAISRQKSEAALHRMEAQFRTLADQLPAAIAILNSGRFVYVNEASERLSGYSRNEITALDLSAFLHPEDREVGLQILDSVSPDELARGAEARFIDRTGEERWVEVQARRIEFGGKDSFLVAAIDTTERHKAAEALRRSEEHLRSVLQNMPVMMSAFDERGNIIVWNREAERVTGYASPELVGNPHAMGILYPDPSYRARVVVEWAERGADYRDQEWNIACKDGTVRTVSWFNISATFPIPGWASWGIGVDVTDRRKLERQVLEISAREQMRIGQDLHDRLGQHLTGIGFKSQVLAEDLQAKHVAEATTASTIVEMVSDAINQTRGLARGLYPVHLEADGLMTALHELAAQTQSLFNIRCKFVCEEPILIYDVSVATHLYRIAQEALNNAVRHGKPKAIEIVLHGDGDDVELRIADDGTGIDLVSNGNQGLGLNIMQYRARMIDGTLRIQRGDRGGTIVTCSLTVPAPGEFVESV